The region AAGACTTACTAGTAGCAAGTGGATGAAGCGAGTGCGGTGCAAAGAACCTCGGTAAAGCACGGCTGAGCaatggtcagtttgagagtttgAAGATTCGAAGAGCTCTGAGTATGGGTAATGTTTGGAAAAGGGAGAGTGTAAAGTGATATTAGGGAAGAGGGAAGCTATTTATAAGCTAGGTGCAACACCTTCTCTCCTTTCACGACATTGATGAGTCATCCCTTTAATTGCTGTAGGCACGCCTCCCTAGACACGTCAGCATGTCCTTCCAATCACTTCGCCTCAACCACTAGGTACGTCGGCCACTTTTCTGGCAACTGCATGGTACAGTTAGTGGTGGAACATTATGTCGCTTTATGGTTCCAAAACGAGGCAGGAAAAACTGCAAGGTCATTTCTTGGAAATACTAAAGTAATTAACTAAACCAAGTGTTATGCCATGTAGCAAGGGGCATGTCCCCCTGACCAGGCTGCGGGGGTATGGTCCCTAGAAGAAAACTTTCCATGATGCCTTTacaccattgcaaacttggggggcaaatattatcccaaaaattgacatgTCTAACGTGACACCAGAATTAGACACGTGGAGTAGGCTGGGCAGACCCCCCAACAGGTTGGTCAGTGTATACTTGCAGGGTATACGACAAGATACTGCTCGACATACTATCTCCAGAAGTGCAACTATTCGACAGGACCCCCAGAAAACTTGCTGGTTAGTATAATAGTCACTACTCGATAAGCTTGCCAGGAGTGCAGTTGATCGATATGACAAACAGACATACTTGCTCGGATGAAAGCAGTTACATTCTCTGTTAGCTCTCCGTAGGAATCACCCAACCATCCGCAAAGAGTGTCTAATAGCCCAGAAAACTCAGTCAAGACTCCTGAAGAATAGGACAACAACCACTTGCGAGAATGTAGGGGTATTTCCCCATCAGTTATGCTCAGGCACAATCCTTGGGCGAGAGGGACAAtataaatacaaactctccaccacaTTGGAGGGGGTTCACGAAATTAGTTTACTGACTAGTACCAGAAACATGCCGAGCAGCCtagcttggtacttagcagcGATTCTTCCATTCTGTATTGTTATTTACACCTAGAAATCTACCTGTATTCACTGGTTATCTTGTGTAGACccttaagatcaatacaaatctaagatAAAGTAGGTCATTACTAATCCTTGgagccgaacctctataaatcttggagttctttattatttattgctcattactATCAGGTTCTTGGCttatttatggttcattgattgtctaattgaaagctctcaaattaattattttgactccgcgtcagttggctaaaaaaacCAGTCAGCaatcattaattgcctccttccaaaaaggggagtcccttgaggacattgcttccttgaatgttttgggatcatcttctatttgaagtactattggatgtttccaagtaacttcctcattatcaccttcaacaaggtatagtgtctctattggagaacgcttctcacttgatcccaaatctttgagcctttggctccttctaggcaattgaggttgctcaccaactattctaggagtctcctcttgaggctctctagtttgagttggttctaacttgttgtcatcgcatgacatgttctcaaagaattcaacctatctagattcaattattacattagactccaagtctaataatctataagctgtgctattttgggcataacccacaaatgcacatcttgtagctcttggacccaacttggtcctttttggatcggtgctcttgcaataagcaagacacccccacactttaagataaccaatgtttggtttctttcctttccataactcatattgagatatattatttttattcatggtaatatgattcaaaatatgacaagcggatagcaaggcttcacccccacaaactaaaattcaatttataGTGTAATAGCAtggcattaatcatctcaataaatgttatattctttctttctactataccattttgttgtggagtataagggatTGTATATTCATgattattccatgttcttcacaaaataagttaaattcatttgaaaaatattcaccacccctatcacttctaagtattttaattttcctttcaagttgattttcaacttccgctttatacactttaaacacatcaaatgcttcatctttatttttaagcaaatatacatatgtgaacctggagcaatcatcaatgaaagtaattgttgggcccaaaatgtttGGCCCAAAAACCCTTtcctcatttatcaaatattcaaaatggagcGTTTTGGCAAAGAGAGGTTCCAAAGGCAGAAGCTGTGGGTCAGAGGCAATCTGCGCCTCTGACCCCTGAGCGAGACATTTTAAAGTCgatatttttggagggaaattcagttattttCTTTCCCCCCATTCCAGGGTTCGcttgaaccaactaactgctTTTCATATATCGTCCTATAAATAAGAGATTCTGAGAAGAGAAATGGATCGAActttgaactgacttaagcatcggagtgtctttcttgcaggtgacCCCAACGAGTCAAAGGAAAACTTCATCACCGGAATAGAAGCAAGTTATCATTCATCGTTGGGTTTTTACTtccagatatagaaagacaaattgttgccccaacaattggcaccgtctgtgggaaacgAGACACATTTTCGGCCTTAGCCACGTCGTCGAACTAAGAAATCAAGATCCACTACAAACCCATAAATCATGCCATAGAAAGGCAACGGAGTTTCGGGCCCGGTCGCACAGAGCGTCCCTCCGGCAGACATGAGCGACTAGATTGAAAGGATGTATCGCCTGTTGGAAGCGAGCCAGCAGCGGTCCAACAAAGAAATCAAGACATTAATCGAAGCCCAAGCTAGGCTCGAAGCCGAGATTGCTGAGCTGCGCAGGTCCGCTGACACGACTCCCAACACCCAAGCCTACGACAATCTTGATTCTAGCAGATTTGACGTTCTAATCGACCGCGTTAATTCCCCTCATCAACACATGAACCCAAGTAACGGAAGATCCCAAGGAATCTCGCCACCCTCCGGGACCGAAGAGCGACAAGCCCCAACCTCTGACACGCATGGGCGGGCGGAAGCAGAACCCACCGGACCCGCTCAGCCAGCAGCCGAAATCCGGCCTCAACACACCACACCTCAAGCCGCACACGAATCTCCCTCTGAAGGTCGTGTTCCCTTGATTCGGTTCTTGGACAGCTGGAAAGAAGACATGATGAGGGaaatgatgcagaagttctcAGATGGGCGATCCGCCTATGCCACCGAACATTTGGATCTAGTATCAAGAACCACTGAGAAATCGCCTTTCTCGGAATGGATTCAGAATGAGCCAAAGCCTCGAGACTTCCTCATTCCTTCCCTGCCAGCGTTCAATGGAAAGGGAGACCCACTAAACCACCTATTTCAATTTCAACAGAAGATGGCATTAGAAGCTAATAACGAAGCCATACAATGCAAAGTCTTTTCAACGACTTTCTCCGGGCCAGCTCTGTTATGGTTCCAACAATTAAAGCCCGGGTCACTCAACAGTTTTAGTGATCTCCGACGGACCTTCTTACAGCAGTACAGCGTGAACCGAGAGGCGCCCAGAATAATGGCCGATCTCTATCGGATTGAACAGGGGGAGAATGAACATCCGAAATCATACTTACAGCGTTTCATTGACCTTGTGCATCAAATCCACGACGTCGACCCACTCACCGCAGCAAATCTCTTCGTCAAAAGCTTACAGGTGGGATCTCTCTTACATGAGAATCTCACCATGACACCACCATATGACATGGCAGACGTACAGACCCGAGCCGAGGGCGTCTTCAGGGTATTATAATTTCGAGAGCATGCACAGAAGAAGTCTGCACTCATCTCTACTCCGCCAACAAATAATCCTCCACCACCTACCAGGGATGACAAGAGGAAACAGAACCAAACAGATCATAAGAAGGAAGGAAAAAGGCCAAGACAGGATTGACAACCATCACGATACCCATCCTTCGAATACACCATCCCGCAAGAAgtcatttatgaagaaaataaagacaGACCTATCTGGCGAGAGCCCTACAAAATTACCACTCCATCTGATAGAAGGGATAAAAGCAGATACTGTCTCTTCCACAAAGATCACGGTCATACGATCGCTGAATGCCACAATTTGAACAATCAGATCCAAGCCCTCATGAGGAGTGGGAGGCTTACCCAATACATCAAGGAGACGGGCAGACCAGGCACCTCGCAGCAGAACCCCGCTTCTGCCCCCGCTCCACAAGCGTCAGACCCCGTGCACATAGCCTCTGACAGCACCCAGGAGCCTCTTAAGCAAGTCCCTATGATCCACGGGATCATAGAACCCAATGATAATCAAGAGCATGCAACCAAAATCCATAAAAGGATGGAAGAACGAGTGAAGCGATACAAATCATTAGGCCACGTGGTCAATCTCGTCACTTCAGAAGACAGAAGCTACCCAGCCTCTGCTATCACCTTCACCGATGATGACCTGAAGGGCGTCCACCTACCCCAtgatgatccactcgtcatttcCCTACAAGTTAACCATTGCCAGCTGGGCAGAGTTCTGATCGACGGGGGCAGTGGGGTCGACATCCTCTTCTGGGAAGCATTCCAGAAGAAGGGGCTAGAGGAGAACCAGATCCGGCCCTCCACCATGCCCATTTTGGGATTCAACAGCCAAAGAGTCTATCCAAAGGGCGTCATTCGATTAACTGTGGTGGCTGCAGAACGCGCCCTGCCAGTAGACTTTCTCATTATAGACTCCACCACAagctacaacgccatcatgggGAGAAATTGGATCCACCGGATGCAGGGGGTAGTCTCAACTCTACATCAGGTGATGCGGTGTCAATCACTCAACGGGCTCTACACCGTCGACATCAAAGGCTGCCAGAAGCAGGCCAAAAAGTGCTTCCTTaccttaaaagaaataaatagctCTGACACTGCTTCCCATGACAACTCCCATGACAAATAGCAATTACAGCAGGACCTACCAGCGTGCCTAAAAAGAATCAATCTAGAGGAAGACCAAGAAAAACCCCAAGTTACACTAGATACCTTAGAACAAGTGGGTCTAGACGACGCTGACCCCTCTAAGACAGTGTTGATAAGTACCAAGCTCTCTGGAGAAGAGAGGCAGACCCTCATACGATTCCTCAAGACCAGAATGAGAACTTTTTCCTGGACTCCACATGA is a window of Humulus lupulus chromosome 4, drHumLupu1.1, whole genome shotgun sequence DNA encoding:
- the LOC133832864 gene encoding uncharacterized protein LOC133832864, which translates into the protein MYRLLEASQQRSNKEIKTLIEAQARLEAEIAELRRSADTTPNTQAYDNLDSSRFDVLIDRVNSPHQHMNPSNGRSQGISPPSGTEERQAPTSDTHGRAEAEPTGPAQPAAEIRPQHTTPQAAHESPSEGRVPLIRFLDSWKEDMMREMMQKFSDGRSAYATEHLDLVSRTTEKSPFSEWIQNEPKPRDFLIPSLPAFNGKGDPLNHLFQFQQKMALEANNEAIQCKVFSTTFSGPALLWFQQLKPGSLNSFSDLRRTFLQQYSVNREAPRIMADLYRIEQGENEHPKSYLQRFIDLVHQIHDVDPLTAANLFVKSLQVGSLLHENLTMTPPYDMADVQTRAEGVFRVL